A section of the Paenibacillus aurantius genome encodes:
- a CDS encoding sialidase family protein, whose protein sequence is MKLRKIKDLVIYQDGQYNTFPNAVSLSDGTLMVGFRQGRDLQRLIGKTMHIDPASKAVHVRSSDGGTSWETTAALLHDDFLYGIQDPCLNVLKEGTLFATFFTWKVMAKEDGGSIGPADHVMEDQWVGRLEGLYSIRSADNGASWDAPVRITAGAAAVRGNAAELGDGSLVLATYGGNEFGDKMTIVRTTERGLTWTLSAVLEHEDYKLQEPNLYLAPSGKLVAFIRTAPKRKGGSAETACPLLTAESVDGGKSWSGLTERPFYSPSPFHALRLRSGRVLVSYGYRLEPYGVRAFLLDAECGFEDVEETILREDGLGTDIGYTSAVQLPDDSILVTYYYYGESGYRYIAGTICREE, encoded by the coding sequence TCTCGCTTTCGGATGGAACGCTGATGGTGGGCTTTCGCCAAGGCCGGGACCTGCAGCGTTTAATCGGCAAGACCATGCATATCGATCCGGCCTCCAAAGCGGTTCATGTCAGATCCTCGGACGGCGGGACCTCTTGGGAAACAACCGCTGCCCTGCTGCATGACGATTTCCTGTACGGCATTCAGGATCCGTGTCTGAATGTGCTGAAGGAAGGCACGCTGTTTGCTACGTTCTTTACCTGGAAGGTGATGGCCAAGGAGGATGGGGGGAGTATAGGACCGGCGGATCATGTCATGGAAGACCAATGGGTCGGCCGGCTGGAAGGCTTGTACTCCATTCGTTCCGCCGACAACGGAGCAAGCTGGGACGCCCCGGTCCGGATCACGGCCGGCGCCGCCGCCGTCAGGGGCAATGCCGCGGAGCTTGGGGACGGCTCCCTTGTCTTGGCCACCTATGGAGGAAACGAGTTCGGGGATAAGATGACCATCGTCCGAACAACGGAACGGGGGCTCACCTGGACGCTGTCGGCCGTTCTGGAGCACGAGGACTACAAGCTTCAGGAACCTAACCTTTATTTGGCACCGTCGGGTAAATTGGTAGCCTTCATCCGGACGGCCCCCAAGCGGAAGGGAGGGTCCGCCGAGACGGCCTGTCCGCTCCTGACGGCGGAATCCGTGGATGGTGGAAAGAGCTGGAGCGGGCTGACGGAACGTCCCTTTTATTCCCCGAGCCCCTTTCACGCCCTTCGTCTGCGAAGCGGCCGGGTGCTCGTTTCCTATGGCTACCGGCTGGAGCCCTACGGGGTCCGAGCTTTCCTGCTGGATGCCGAATGCGGTTTCGAAGACGTGGAGGAGACCATACTGCGGGAAGACGGGCTCGGCACCGACATCGGGTATACCAGTGCGGTGCAGCTTCCGGACGATAGCATTCTGGTCACCTATTACTATTACGGCGAATCAGGCTACCGGTACATTGCCGGAACGATTTGCAGGGAGGAGTAG